One Benincasa hispida cultivar B227 chromosome 5, ASM972705v1, whole genome shotgun sequence genomic window carries:
- the LOC120078492 gene encoding homeobox-leucine zipper protein HDG2-like has translation MPAGMMIPARNMASSMIGRNGNVGIFGSPASLVLGQEIGGVEMGENEYGRMREAEELESGTKSSSENHEVGSGDDQLNQRPKKKRYHRHTQHQIQQMEAFFKECPHPDDKQRKELSRELNLEPLQVKFWFQNKRTQMKTHHERHENTQLRTENEKLRADNMRYREALGNATCPNCGGPTAIGEMSFDEHHLRLENARLREEIDRISAIAAKYVGKPVSNYPLLSTPIPSRPLEIGMGSYGGHDAGLGPGGGDMYGAADLLRTISAPSEADKPIIIELAVAAMEELVRMAQMGEPLWMTGLDGSTAVLNEEEYVRSFPRGIGPKPSGFSCEASRATAVVIMNHISLVEMLMDVNQWSTIFTGIVSRAMTLEVLSTGVAGNYNGALQVMTSELQVPSPLVPTRESYFVRYCKQHGEGTWAVVDVSLDNLRPAPALRCRRRPSGCLIQEMPNGYSKVTWVEHVEVDDRGVHSLYNQLVSSGHAFGAKRWIATLDRQCERLASAMATSIPTGDAGVITNQEGRKSMLKLAERMVMSFCGGVSASTTHTWTTLSGTGADDVRVMTRKSIDDPGRPPGIVLSAATSFWLPLPPNRVFHFLRDENSRNEWDILSNGGVVQEMAHIANGRDTGNCVSLLRVNSANSSQSNMLILQESSTDQTASFVIYAPVDIVSINVVLNGGDPDYVALLPSGFAILPDGTTASSSGGVNGVAEHGSGGSLLTVAFQILVDSVPTAKLSLGSVATVNNLIACTVERIKASLSCDNP, from the exons ATGCCAGCCGGAATGATGATTCCAGCGAGAAACATGGCATCGTCGATGATCGGAAGGAATGGAAATGTTGGGATTTTTGGCTCTCCAGCCAGCCTTGTTCTTGGTCAG GAGATAGGAGGAGTGGAAATGGGAGAAAATGAATATGGAAGAATGAGAGAAGCAGAAGAATTAGAGAGTGGCACAAAATCAAGCAGCGAGAACCACGAGGTCGGTTCTGGTGATGACCAACTCAACCAACGCCCCAAGAAGAAGCGTTACCACCGCCACACTCAGCATCAGATCCAACAAATGGAAGC GTTCTTCAAGGAATGTCCTCACCCAGATGACAAGCAAAGGAAGGAGCTGAGTAGAGAGTTGAATTTAGAGCCATTGCAAGTCAAGTTTTGGTTCCAAAACAAACGAACTCAGATGAAG ACCCATCATGAGCGACATGAAAACACCCAGCTACGAACAGAAAATGAGAAGCTACGAGCAGATAATATGAGATACAGAGAAGCTTTGGGTAATGCCACGTGTCCCAATTGTGGAGGTCCGACCGCCATTGGAGAGATGTCCTTTGACGAACATCATCTCAGGCTTGAAAATGCCCGCTTGAGAGAAGAG ATCGATCGAATTTCAGCCATAGCAGCAAAATACGTTGGAAAGCCAGTATCAAACTACCCTCTTCTTTCCACACCAATTCCTTCACGTCCTTTAGAAATTGGAATGGGAAGTTATGGAGGCCACGACGCCGGCCTCGGACCCGGAGGCGGGGACATGTACGGTGCAGCAGACCTTCTTCGGACCATAAGCGCGCCATCGGAGGCCGACAAGCCGATAATCATCGAGCTTGCGGTTGCAGCCATGGAGGAACTAGTCCGAATGGCTCAGATGGGTGAGCCATTATGGATGACAGGGCTTGATGGGTCAACGGCTGTGCTTAATGAAGAGGAATATGTTAGAAGCTTTCCTAGAGGAATTGGTCCTAAGCCTTCTGGGTTTAGCTGCGAAGCTTCTCGTGCTACTGCTGTTGTCATTATGAATCATATTAGCCTGGTTGAGATGCTCATGGATGTG AATCAATGGTCAACAATATTCACTGGGATAGTGTCAAGAGCTATGACATTAGAAGTATTATCAACCGGCGTCGCTGGGAACTACAACGGAGCATTACAAGtg ATGACATCCGAATTGCAAGTGCCTTCGCCTCTTGTTCCAACTCGGGAGAGCTATTTCGTGAGATATTGTAAACAACATGGTGAGGGAACATGGGCTGTGGTTGACGTCTCCTTGGACAATTTACGCCCAGCTCCTGCACTTAGATGTAGAAGGCGGCCATCCGGCTGCTTAATCCAAGAAATGCCCAATGGCTATTCTAAG GTTACATGGGTTGAGCATGTTGAGGTGGATGATCGTGGGGTCCACAGTTTATACAATCAGCTAGTTAGCTCTGGCCACGCGTTCGGTGCAAAGCGTTGGATTGCCACGTTGGATCGTCAGTGTGAACGACTCGCTAGTGCCATGGCCACAAGTATTCCTACCGGTGATGCTGGAG TGATAACAAAtcaagaaggaagaaaaagCATGTTGAAGCTGGCTGAGAGAATGGTGATGAGCTTTTGCGGCGGAGTGAGTGCGTCGACCACACATACTTGGACGACTTTGTCTGGAACTGGAGCTGACGACGTTAGAGTTATGACGAGAAAGAGCATTGACGATCCCGGCAGACCTCCCGGCATTGTCCTTAGTGCCGCCACTTCCTTTTGGCTTCCTCTTCCTCCCAACAGAGTCTTCCATTTTCTCAGAGATGAAAATTCTCGTAATGAG TGGGATATTCTTTCAAATGGTGGAGTTGTTCAAGAAATGGCTCACATTGCCAATGGCCGCGACACAGGCAACTGTGTCTCGTTGCTACGAGTTAAC agtGCAAATTCAAGCCAAAGCAACATGTTAATACTACAAGAAAGCAGCACAGACCAAACAGCCTCGTTTGTGATCTACGCGCCGGTGGACATTGTGTCCATCAACGTCGTGCTAAACGGCGGCGATCCCGATTATGTGGCCCTTCTCCCTTCTGGATTTGCCATTCTCCCCGACGGAACCACCGCGTCAAGCAGCGGCGGCGTCAATGGCGTGGCGGAACATGGGTCCGGGGGGTCGCTTTTAACGGTGGCGTTTCAAATTTTGGTTGACTCGGTTCCTACAGCAAAACTGTCTCTTGGGTCAGTTGCAACGGTCAACAATCTCATTGCGTGTACGGTTGAAAGGATTAAAGCCTCTTTGTCATGCGATAATCCTTGA